A single region of the Cynocephalus volans isolate mCynVol1 chromosome 12, mCynVol1.pri, whole genome shotgun sequence genome encodes:
- the CDKN1B gene encoding cyclin-dependent kinase inhibitor 1B, with the protein MSNVRVTNGSPSLERMDARQAEHPKPSACRNLFGPVNHEELARDLEKHCRDMEEASQRKWNFDFQNHKPLEGKYEWQEVEQGSLPEFYYRPPRPPKGACKVPAQESQDVSGNRQAVSLIGSQANSEDTHAVDQKTDPSDSQTGLAEPCAGIRKRPAADDSSPQNKRANRTEENVSDSSPNAGSVEQTPKKPGLRRHQT; encoded by the exons ATGTCAAACGTGCGGGTGACTAACGGGAGTCCGAGCCTGGAGCGGATGGACGCCAGACAGGCGGAGCACCCCAAGCCCTCCGCCTGCAGAAACCTCTTCGGCCCGGTGAATCACGAGGAGTTGGCCCGGGACTTGGAGAAGCACTGCAGAGACATGGAAGAAGCGAGCCAGCGCAAGTGGAATTTCGATTTTCAGAATCACAAGCCCCTGGAGGGCAAGTACGAGTGGCAAGAGGTGGAGCAGGGCAGCTTGCCTGAGTTTTACTACAGACCCCCGCGGCCCCCCAAGGGCGCCTGCAAGGTGCCGGCGCAGGAGAGCCAGGATGTCAGCGGGAACCGCCAGGCGGTGTCTTTAATTGGGTCTCAGGCAAACTCCGAGGACACGCATGCGGTTGACCAGAAGACTGACCCGTCGGACAGCCAGACGGGCTTAGCGGAGCCGTGCGCTGGGATCAGGAAGCGACCCGCGGCAGACG ATTCTTCTCCTCAAAACAAAAGAGCcaacagaacagaagaaaatgtttCAGACAGTTCCCCGAATGCCGGTTCTGTGGAGCAGACGCCCAAGAAGCCAGGGCTCAGAAGACATCAGACGTAA